A segment of the Anopheles cruzii chromosome 2, idAnoCruzAS_RS32_06, whole genome shotgun sequence genome:
TGCTCTCCCAATAATGTCCAGCAGGACTTCGCGCAGTATCGATGGGGAGCGACAGATAGGCACAtctcatgctgctgctgcatgctGCACCTATAATTATGCGAGTAAATGAGTTATGGTTTCACGTTGCTTCGCTAACAGTGGAAACCAATCACTACGGGGGCGCAGACAAGCGAAGAGCTCAATGAAGAAGTTGATGATCCGGTACTTCGTCTGTGTAAATTGTGGAGATAATCAGTGCCCTACAAACGAGAGCTAAATGTAGTGTGGGAGAGGTAGCGTTGCGATCTAAAACTGTTTGAATCCCCATGGAAAAAGCCGTGTTGATCCTCGTGGAATTTCATTTATACATTTCACTTGAAACTATAGGCACAATTCACACTGAAACTGTACGCCAAATCACTCCTAGAACGACCTCAAGCTCAATTCATGGGTTCATTCATGgataatcaaatgtttatccaaaatatcgttttttgttgctcggGGAATCGATCGAATTCATGGTAATCTTAAATAATCGTAGAAATATATTGAAAAATACAAGTACAAAGAaccaaaacataacaaacgaTATTCAATACTttgatttcattattttaattcaattcaactACATTCCGTTATGTAGTGCTGAGTagttgctttgttttgttgtttttcttttgtaaaATTGGTTTGACGTAATGATATCCAATTGTTCCATGTTTTATATGGTTTACATACGGGATTAACATAGAGCTGAATTGTAATACACGctgcaacttaaacataaaatttcTCCCAACTGTCCAAACTTCTCCCATGGGTAATCGAAACCCTCAGCGCAAAGTTTCGATTTTAAATACTGTCGTGCAACGAACCAACTTCCATCGTACATTACGAATGTACATTACGAATGTGGTAAAGAGTGATGAGAGTGGTATGAGAAGTGATATTATTTATGTAGCGTGCTCTACGGTTTCAGAAAAGAAACGAGAAGATAGCTGCTTGTCAAATTACACTCTGGACTGTATGAATAGCGACCGCAGCAACATTGTTTGTAAAATTAGCGTTCAATTTTTAATGAACCCTGGTTAGACTTGAATGGTTTGTTGTGGATGGTTTATCCTGCTCGCGGCACGCGTCGCGCTTGTGTTTATAAGTAATCGGTTGCAACGGCAGCAAAATTGGTTCGAATCAGTTTCGATTGTCTTCTATTGAATACTTTCCCGTGTGTTAACTGTTGAACGCTACGTTTGTATATTTTTACAGTACACTTTGCGAGTGGATTATGTTATATTTCAATTGGTTgtattgaaattgaaatgatatATAAATGAATGACAAAGCCACACATCTAACCAGTGTATTATTGTGTAAGATTTCTATGATGGATCCTTATTCTTCACAGTTTGCTAGCCACTTATGTTGTTTTCCATCGTTCTTTCGCAGATATCACATCAGATGAATCAGGTGTGCAGTTCGAAATTGAACTCCACTTTTCAAAAACTGCAAAATCAAATGCAAACCCGCTTTCACACCGTCAAAGCAAAGATGCCCCGAAGGTAAGACTACTTATGATTGTATATGTTCAAAACATGTAGGATCTTGTTGCTAATAAACCACCTAGAAGTAGTTCACAACATTAATCAACCACAATGTCCAGGCCAGCGGAGACCAAGACAACATATAAGCATTGATGACTCTTGAAGTATCTGAGAAGGCCCCCCGCAATTTAACAAACTTggatcaatcaaaacaatctcgTTATCAATATCGGAGGAGTATAGAAAGAACGGCACGACAGGAgaaataaagttttgttttgcgtcaATTTTGGAATTTGAGTTGTtctaaatattgttttttaatcttacAAGAACGGACCAGGCCATATTTATCGTTCTAAATATGTATGGCTAACATTTTTCATGTTTATCAaaataatttagttttttGGAGCTCACTACAAATAACTTTAACACACTTTCACTGCAAATAACTTTATTTTAACATATCCAATACGTTGATGTGTCTCTTATCCTTGCAGGGAATCGGCGCGACGGAACCATCCACTGGCATACGAATGCGATATCCTGGAGACGTGTTACATGCGCCTCTCGTTACTACAAATGACGTTTGGTAAACATATCGAAAGGAAGCActgttgttttttccccggCGCGGTAAGTACAGTTTTCTCGAAGATATGTACTCCACTCTACATCCTTCGCAGACTGGCATGTGGAGTGTGCACAGAAGTGGCACCATTGGCATTTTGATGCATTATTTAACTGCAGCAtgcatttgtttgttcgtCTTATGTGTTAACAACACTTGTGAAAATTGCTTATGTTTTACGTCGCTCCGAGCCCCTTTCTCGGCAGTACCCGACGGGGAGACTTTCGACTTTAACGTCTTAAATTCTATCGAGTCTCATACAGCCTTCACTAGACAACCATAACATTgaataaaagtaaaagtatTTTTTCTAGAATGGCTAATGTAAAAGATAAAATTTGCTACTCATTACGCTGTTGAAGTGGCACTTTCAGTATTTATACGAGAAAAAACGATCTCTCCTTATTGGTATCGTTGCCTcaaaaaaccatttgtttgcttcattgttcggtgaatgttttatttaaaccaTCTTCACCATGATTACAGATTCTCGACGAGGTATATTCCGTAATAAGTTACATTCGCACAACACCGGCACTAGATCGTCCGTTCAAGGTGACCGACGAGCTATTCGATCTCTCTACTATGGCTATGGAGTACTTCAAGGAGCACATAGAACCAAATTTACCTGATATTGCTTATTTCAGTAAGTGGCTGGCTTTCCGCATAGAAAATTATCTTCTCCTCGCGCcgtgttgattgattgatcatTGTTCACACTCTTTTCAACAGCCAAGAGTACAAAGTCTTTTGCGGCCCTGGAGACCTCGTCTTCACTACTGTCTCGCGATACATCACACTCGAGTTCATCCTCCCCACCGCGGAGCAATATGGTGCTCCGGAAGGGTATCCGAAAGATAAAGCAGGGCATGAAGCGGTAATTATGTCGATTATTCGGTAACTGCATTCGAACAGCCTCCACCTTACTGTGTGGCTTGCTCTCGCCCCGTTTCAGGTATAATGATCAACTGTCCGTGTTACGAGGTGAGCTGCGCACGTTTAAGCGTAAGGCCACCGAACAGGCCAAAACAATTACCGAACAGCAGAAGTTGCTGacggagcagcaaaaacaaacgttgGAGTTTGCGAACCGGCTCGATGAAACGGACAAAAAGAATGAAGAATTATCAAGAAAGTTTTCGACGGTTCTGCAGGTTAGTAAGCCACTGATAATGCAGTGTATGACCGGAGTAGATATTTTCTAAAATATGTCGTCCTTTTTGGTACAACAGGAATTAAACAAATGCAAGACCGAGTTGCAATACTGGCGTTCGAATAGTCCCGCCGTGACGAGCTGCAATCCATACGGTGGGGTTATGGTGTCAGAGGAGCTAAATGAGTTGGTCAGCAACCAAAACGAGACACCAAACGACGAAGTTGAGCTGCTTGCGATGGGTATGAACGAAGGTGACACCAGCTTAGATACCGTCACAGGCGATAATCGGGAACAGGGGGTAGCACATCTTGGAGACAATCATCTctcaacaacgacgacggtagcagcaacagcagcactgCTCGTCCCTATCGAGGCACACCAACCTTCGTCTCCCAAGTTAGGGCAAAAGCGAAAATACGAATGTCTCGTGGTGGATGATGAGCTGGACGGGAAAGATTCGGCATGCGTTAATCCACCGTTTGCGTCGGCTCCACTAGCTTCCTTGGTTGCTTCgtattcgtcgtcgtcggcggcaacAAACGGTAACGCCTTGGTTGCGCCAGTAGCTTCGACATCATCCCCGGGAACGGTCATACTGTCAAAAACATCCGCGGCCGAGCCCACGGAATATGGGCAGAACTCAAGCGATCAATCGTCGTTAGACACCGGGTTGCCAACTGTTGTTACTTCGAATGCGGGTCACTCGATCAACGATGGAACATCCGCAGTAACCTTACCAACGTCCGGAACGGTTGGTACGGCTGCTGCAGTAACTTTATCATCTCCCGTATCATTATTGGCAACGGAagcaaccaacacacacacggcaccacCTTCTCCGGCTGCTCATCCAGCACAACATACCAATCATTTTCTCACTTTGGGCGCTGGTGGTAATGGCAACAACAGTAGTGTTAGCAATAGTGTTAGTAGCAAGCATAGTAGCACTAGTAATGAGAACACTAATCATAACAAAAAACTACGGAGAGTACAAAACAAAGCTAGATCACAAAGTAATAATCATATTAATCATAATGCTATGAGTTCGGCAGCGAACGTTAATACAAAAACAACTAGAAG
Coding sequences within it:
- the LOC128269042 gene encoding uncharacterized protein LOC128269042 is translated as MVSTRQMTGATSEESCLHLFRTTGPSASSSSSTNIGAASSTTSSSSNKGATAPGGGALQSSSSSSNHPVPNQPSAGTELRELNLMDLPTELLDHILSYVGYKQIGHMRVISHQMNQVCSSKLNSTFQKLQNQMQTRFHTVKAKMPRRESARRNHPLAYECDILETCYMRLSLLQMTFGKHIERKHCCFFPGAILDEVYSVISYIRTTPALDRPFKVTDELFDLSTMAMEYFKEHIEPNLPDIAYFTKSTKSFAALETSSSLLSRDTSHSSSSSPPRSNMVLRKGIRKIKQGMKRYNDQLSVLRGELRTFKRKATEQAKTITEQQKLLTEQQKQTLEFANRLDETDKKNEELSRKFSTVLQELNKCKTELQYWRSNSPAVTSCNPYGGVMVSEELNELVSNQNETPNDEVELLAMGMNEGDTSLDTVTGDNREQGVAHLGDNHLSTTTTVAATAALLVPIEAHQPSSPKLGQKRKYECLVVDDELDGKDSACVNPPFASAPLASLVASYSSSSAATNGNALVAPVASTSSPGTVILSKTSAAEPTEYGQNSSDQSSLDTGLPTVVTSNAGHSINDGTSAVTLPTSGTVGTAAAVTLSSPVSLLATEATNTHTAPPSPAAHPAQHTNHFLTLGAGGNGNNSSVSNSVSSKHSSTSNENTNHNKKLRRVQNKARSQSNNHINHNAMSSAANVNTKTTRSKQSEK